A genomic segment from Candidatus Dadabacteria bacterium encodes:
- a CDS encoding peptidylprolyl isomerase, whose product KIEAVIRKGFIISVAAAFFLCAFADTVAAKERIDGIAIVVNNSIVTLSEYRKKEASIRKQSPEATKDQIVSSIISEQVMMNIAVEKNITVSAEEIKAALEAFKESLGLDDVSFVQSLGERSMTLEEFFAEMRIQLITKKLVQYEVERQGLTIDDKAVEDYYLKHNPGADRSPQVRIAHILMPTGGSVERKAAERIAEDARAGKPFEELARRHSMDARTAPEGGDLGYFRRDELILPLQKAVEEAGAGDIGGPVLSDAGFHIVKVLAVKEEGVMVPPEIKTALIDEMISRETERIISTLIEKGLNSSLIDVRI is encoded by the coding sequence GTAAAATAGAAGCCGTGATACGCAAAGGTTTTATCATTTCAGTCGCGGCGGCCTTCTTTCTGTGCGCGTTTGCGGACACGGTTGCGGCAAAAGAAAGAATTGACGGAATCGCCATTGTGGTAAACAACTCCATTGTCACCCTTTCCGAATACAGAAAGAAAGAGGCGAGCATAAGAAAACAATCCCCCGAAGCCACCAAAGACCAGATAGTAAGCAGCATTATCAGCGAGCAGGTGATGATGAACATCGCGGTGGAAAAAAACATTACGGTCTCGGCGGAAGAGATAAAAGCCGCCCTTGAAGCCTTCAAAGAATCCCTCGGACTGGACGATGTGTCTTTCGTGCAGTCTCTCGGCGAAAGAAGCATGACGCTTGAGGAATTCTTCGCGGAAATGAGAATCCAACTCATCACAAAAAAACTTGTTCAATACGAGGTTGAACGTCAGGGGCTGACCATAGACGACAAAGCGGTTGAAGACTATTACCTGAAACACAACCCCGGCGCGGACAGGTCTCCACAGGTCAGAATAGCGCACATACTCATGCCGACGGGCGGCTCAGTCGAACGCAAAGCGGCGGAGCGCATTGCGGAGGATGCGAGAGCGGGAAAGCCCTTTGAAGAACTCGCCCGGCGGCACTCCATGGACGCAAGAACAGCCCCGGAGGGCGGAGACCTCGGCTACTTCAGACGGGACGAACTTATACTGCCGTTGCAAAAAGCCGTTGAGGAAGCGGGAGCGGGCGACATAGGGGGCCCGGTTCTCTCCGATGCGGGGTTTCATATAGTCAAAGTGCTGGCGGTAAAAGAGGAAGGGGTCATGGTTCCGCCGGAAATCAAAACCGCCCTGATTGACGAAATGATAAGCCGGGAAACCGAACGCATAATCTCAACCCTCATAGAAAAGGGCCTGAATTCCTCGCTTATAGATGTGAGGATTTGA
- the gcvP gene encoding aminomethyl-transferring glycine dehydrogenase gives MGGGTESHTDDFERRHIGSLGDDLREMLDAVDAASLEELVREAVPADILVSGPLSLPPAEDEHSFISRMRDLEAMNRRLKSFIGLGYYGCKTPEVIKRNILENPGWYTQYTPYQAEIAQGRLEALINFQTVVSDLTAMEVSNASLLDEATAACEAMAMSLRVADSLSRSGAPNRFFVDEGCFPQTLEVLRSRTEPLGIETTVGRFEDFEPSPDYFGALVQFPDRRGEAHDYTDFIRRAHGEGLLVSVCADILSLAVFTPPGEMGADIVVGTTQRLGVPMGCGGPHAAYIAARRRFQRQIPGRIIGVSVDRDGSRAYRMSLQTREQHIRREKATSNICTAQSLPAIMAAMYCVYHGPQGLKNIAGGIHRRAAALSRALSGAGFSQRNGRFFDTLSVDLSGEPEGTDGKIRRLSTERGMNFLHTGGAVGVSLDETTGADDLNAILNVFCEAAGKSAPPISGADVSNAPAATGGLERKSGFLSHPVFNTHNSETEMVRYIKRLENKDLSLTHSMIPLGSCTMKLNSASELAPVSWPGFADIHPFAPRDQLRGYEEMVGQLGRWLCEVTGFAAASLQPNSGAQGEFAGLMAIRAYHRGRGEGERDVALVPSSAHGTNPASAAMAGMRVVTVGCTQDGSIDTEDLRRKCEAHSSRLAAVMITYPSTHGVFERDIRKVCATVHDHGGQVYMDGANLNAQVGLVKPALIGADLCHVNLHKTFSIPHGGGGPGMGPICAAPHLEPFLPGHPFGREESPEAASLRSAPVAAAPWGSACITVVSYAYLRMLGARGARNATMHAILNANYMKRRLGRTYKVLYEGDGGRVAHEFILDLREFKKSAGVDVEDFAKRLMDYGFHAPTVSWPVAGTVMIEPTESESKAEIDRFCEALESIRAEIADIERGGADRADNVLKNSPHTAAAVASDRWERPYSRSAACFPADFVKENKFWPPVSRIDNAYGDKNLFCTCPPPETDGD, from the coding sequence ATGGGCGGCGGAACTGAATCGCATACGGACGATTTTGAGCGCAGACACATCGGCTCGCTCGGGGATGACTTGCGCGAAATGCTTGACGCCGTGGACGCCGCCTCTCTTGAGGAACTTGTCCGCGAGGCGGTTCCGGCGGACATACTGGTTTCCGGGCCGCTCTCCCTGCCCCCCGCCGAGGACGAGCACTCTTTTATCTCCCGCATGAGGGATTTGGAGGCAATGAACAGGCGTCTCAAATCGTTCATCGGCCTTGGCTACTACGGGTGCAAAACGCCCGAAGTTATCAAAAGAAACATTCTTGAAAATCCCGGCTGGTATACGCAATACACGCCGTATCAGGCGGAGATAGCGCAGGGCAGGCTTGAGGCGCTTATCAATTTTCAGACGGTGGTGAGCGACCTGACCGCGATGGAAGTGTCAAACGCTTCCCTGCTTGACGAGGCAACGGCGGCGTGCGAGGCGATGGCGATGTCTCTGAGGGTGGCGGATTCTCTTTCCCGCTCCGGCGCGCCGAACCGGTTTTTTGTTGACGAGGGCTGCTTTCCGCAGACCCTGGAGGTGTTGAGGTCAAGAACGGAGCCGCTCGGCATAGAGACCACGGTCGGCCGCTTTGAGGATTTTGAGCCCTCGCCCGATTACTTCGGCGCTCTTGTCCAGTTTCCCGACAGGCGGGGGGAGGCGCATGACTACACGGACTTCATCCGCCGCGCCCACGGAGAGGGGCTGCTTGTTTCGGTTTGCGCGGACATACTTTCGCTTGCCGTTTTCACGCCGCCCGGCGAGATGGGGGCGGACATAGTGGTCGGCACAACGCAGCGCCTCGGCGTCCCGATGGGGTGCGGCGGCCCTCATGCGGCGTATATTGCCGCCCGGCGGCGGTTTCAGCGCCAGATTCCGGGCAGGATTATCGGCGTCTCCGTTGACCGGGACGGCTCCCGCGCCTACAGGATGTCTCTTCAGACGCGCGAGCAGCACATAAGGAGGGAGAAGGCGACCTCCAATATATGCACGGCGCAGTCATTGCCGGCGATCATGGCGGCGATGTATTGCGTCTATCACGGCCCCCAAGGGCTGAAGAACATAGCCGGGGGCATTCACCGCCGCGCGGCGGCGCTTTCCCGCGCGCTTTCCGGCGCGGGGTTTTCCCAGCGGAACGGTCGCTTTTTTGACACCCTTTCGGTTGACCTTTCGGGCGAGCCGGAAGGCACGGACGGGAAGATAAGGCGGCTTTCCACGGAGAGGGGCATGAACTTTCTGCACACCGGCGGCGCGGTGGGCGTCTCGCTTGACGAGACAACCGGCGCGGATGACTTAAACGCCATACTGAATGTTTTCTGTGAAGCGGCGGGCAAAAGCGCGCCCCCGATTTCCGGGGCTGACGTTTCAAACGCGCCCGCCGCCACGGGAGGCCTTGAGAGAAAAAGCGGCTTTTTATCTCATCCGGTTTTCAACACCCATAACTCCGAGACGGAGATGGTCAGATACATCAAGCGGCTTGAGAACAAGGATTTGTCTCTCACCCATTCCATGATACCGCTGGGCTCCTGCACGATGAAACTCAACTCCGCCTCGGAACTGGCTCCGGTCAGCTGGCCGGGCTTTGCGGACATTCACCCGTTTGCCCCGCGCGACCAGTTGAGGGGGTATGAAGAAATGGTCGGGCAACTGGGGCGGTGGCTTTGCGAAGTAACGGGATTTGCCGCCGCGTCTTTACAGCCCAACTCCGGGGCGCAGGGCGAGTTTGCCGGTCTTATGGCGATAAGGGCTTATCACCGGGGGCGCGGGGAGGGGGAGCGGGACGTGGCGCTTGTCCCCTCGTCCGCCCACGGGACCAATCCCGCGAGCGCGGCGATGGCGGGAATGAGGGTTGTTACGGTCGGCTGCACACAGGACGGCTCCATAGACACCGAAGACCTCCGCAGGAAATGCGAGGCGCACTCGTCCCGCCTTGCGGCGGTAATGATCACCTACCCGTCCACGCACGGGGTTTTTGAGCGCGACATACGGAAGGTCTGCGCGACCGTTCACGACCACGGCGGGCAGGTTTATATGGACGGCGCGAATCTCAACGCGCAGGTCGGTCTTGTCAAACCGGCGCTTATCGGGGCGGACTTGTGCCATGTGAACCTTCACAAGACCTTCAGCATACCGCACGGCGGCGGCGGGCCGGGCATGGGGCCCATATGCGCCGCCCCTCATCTGGAGCCGTTTCTGCCGGGGCATCCTTTCGGGCGGGAGGAATCGCCGGAGGCGGCCTCTCTCCGCTCCGCTCCCGTTGCCGCCGCTCCGTGGGGAAGCGCGTGCATAACGGTTGTCTCATATGCGTATCTGCGGATGCTGGGGGCTCGCGGGGCGCGAAACGCGACCATGCACGCGATACTCAACGCCAACTACATGAAGCGGCGGCTTGGCCGCACCTACAAGGTTTTATACGAGGGGGACGGGGGCAGGGTGGCGCATGAGTTTATTTTAGACCTGCGGGAGTTCAAAAAGAGCGCGGGTGTGGATGTTGAAGATTTTGCCAAGCGGTTGATGGACTACGGCTTTCACGCCCCCACGGTTTCGTGGCCGGTTGCGGGAACGGTGATGATAGAGCCTACGGAGAGCGAGTCAAAGGCGGAGATAGACCGTTTCTGCGAGGCGCTTGAGAGTATTCGCGCGGAGATAGCGGACATAGAGAGGGGCGGGGCGGACAGGGCTGACAATGTTCTCAAAAACAGCCCGCACACCGCCGCGGCGGTTGCCTCCGACCGGTGGGAGCGTCCCTACTCAAGAAGCGCCGCCTGTTTTCCGGCGGATTTTGTGAAGGAAAACAAGTTCTGGCCGCCGGTTTCGCGCATAGACAACGCCTACGGAGACAAAAACCTTTTCTGCACCTGCCCGCCTCCGGAGACGGACGGGGATTAA
- the rplT gene encoding 50S ribosomal protein L20 — protein MRVTPSVASRNRRKKILKQARGYWGRRKNNLRKAKETLLRAMAYAYRDRRNRKRDFRALWITRINAAVRPHGLSYSRFISGVKKSGIELDRKSLSELAIRDPRAFEQVVRSAGNGGSSG, from the coding sequence ATGAGAGTTACACCGTCAGTGGCGTCCAGAAACAGGCGCAAGAAAATCCTGAAGCAGGCAAGGGGCTACTGGGGGCGCAGGAAGAACAATCTCAGGAAAGCCAAAGAGACCCTTCTGCGCGCCATGGCATACGCCTACCGCGACAGGCGCAACAGAAAGAGAGACTTCCGCGCCCTGTGGATAACCAGAATCAACGCGGCCGTCCGCCCTCACGGGCTTTCATACAGCCGCTTTATCAGCGGGGTCAAAAAGTCCGGCATTGAATTGGACAGGAAATCACTGTCCGAACTCGCCATAAGAGACCCGCGCGCTTTTGAGCAGGTCGTCCGCTCCGCCGGAAACGGCGGCTCGTCCGGCTGA
- the gcvH gene encoding glycine cleavage system protein GcvH — protein MSFPEGLRYTEDHEWALEEDGVVTVGITDYAQQTLGEIVFVETPPEGEVFSAGDSIGAVESTKAVSDIFCPVSGRVVEVNAALVDSPETINSSPYGEGWLVKIAADDVSSLGRLMDAAAYERFVGELE, from the coding sequence TTGAGTTTTCCCGAAGGTCTCAGATACACCGAAGACCACGAATGGGCTCTTGAAGAGGACGGCGTGGTAACCGTGGGCATAACCGACTACGCACAGCAGACACTCGGTGAAATCGTTTTCGTGGAGACTCCCCCGGAGGGAGAGGTTTTCAGCGCGGGCGACTCCATCGGCGCGGTTGAGTCAACCAAGGCGGTTTCCGACATCTTTTGCCCCGTCTCCGGCAGGGTGGTTGAGGTGAATGCGGCGCTTGTTGACTCCCCCGAAACCATAAACTCCTCTCCCTACGGCGAAGGCTGGCTTGTGAAGATAGCCGCGGATGATGTTTCCTCCCTTGGCCGCCTTATGGACGCCGCCGCTTATGAGCGGTTTGTGGGGGAACTGGAATAA
- the rpmI gene encoding 50S ribosomal protein L35, with product MKTNRSAAKRFSFTGGGKIKTARGGKSHLNVKKNSKRMRRLGSALYLEGAAARRVASYIAK from the coding sequence ATGAAAACAAACAGAAGCGCGGCGAAGAGATTTTCCTTCACCGGCGGCGGAAAGATAAAGACGGCAAGGGGCGGCAAGTCGCACCTCAACGTCAAGAAGAACTCAAAAAGGATGAGGCGGCTCGGCTCCGCCCTTTACCTTGAGGGTGCCGCCGCGAGAAGGGTGGCGTCCTATATCGCCAAGTGA
- a CDS encoding endonuclease III domain-containing protein: protein MRKRLLKIYTLMLERHGPQGWWPAQTAFECAVGAILTQNTAWRNVEKAVRNLKSAGALSVGAIDRMPLAKLARLIRPSGYFNLKAERLKCFTRFVTKNHGGDIGALLSSETGELRQSLLSVKGVGPETADSIALYAAGKPLFVVDAYTKRITSRHGLTDGKATYGEVQSLFAENLPQDAAMFNEYHALIVRTAKEFCHKSKPDCENCPLKTDLPSGLKPV from the coding sequence ATGCGGAAAAGACTGCTGAAAATTTACACCCTGATGCTTGAGCGCCACGGCCCCCAGGGCTGGTGGCCCGCGCAAACCGCCTTTGAATGCGCGGTCGGGGCGATCCTGACCCAGAACACGGCGTGGAGAAACGTTGAAAAGGCGGTGCGCAACCTTAAATCGGCGGGAGCGCTCTCTGTCGGGGCGATAGACCGGATGCCGCTTGCAAAACTCGCCCGGCTGATAAGACCCTCCGGCTACTTCAACCTGAAGGCGGAGCGGCTGAAATGTTTCACCCGCTTTGTTACAAAAAACCACGGCGGAGACATCGGCGCGCTTCTTTCCTCGGAGACCGGCGAACTCAGGCAGTCCCTGCTCTCCGTTAAAGGCGTGGGGCCCGAAACCGCAGACAGCATAGCGCTGTATGCCGCGGGGAAACCGCTGTTTGTGGTTGACGCCTACACAAAGAGAATCACCTCAAGGCACGGCCTCACGGACGGGAAGGCAACCTACGGCGAGGTGCAAAGCCTGTTTGCGGAAAACCTGCCGCAAGACGCCGCCATGTTCAACGAGTATCACGCCCTGATAGTGCGGACGGCAAAGGAGTTTTGCCATAAAAGCAAGCCCGACTGCGAAAACTGCCCGCTTAAAACCGACCTGCCCTCAGGCTTGAAGCCTGTGTAA
- the thrS gene encoding threonine--tRNA ligase, whose product MPQIKVTHKDNSAEVASGATVAEALAALGAEKDAIGATVDGVLSDLQEPVPQPAAVAPVRRNSPEGLALIRHTAAHVMAEAVQGLFPGVKVTIGPVIDDGFYYDFDAPAPFTPEDLEKIEKRMAEIISENKPLLRKTVSREEAVKTFSDMGETYKVEIIGGLPEGGEITTYHQGGWFDLCRGPHAPSTGEVRAFKLTSSAGAYWRGVETNPMLQRIYGTAFADRKDLKKHLAMLEEAKKRDHRKLGRELDLFSLRDDVGPGLVLWHPRGARVRGIIEDYWRSEHRRAGYDILYTPHLARLDLWQTSGHLDFYTENMFPPSELDNSQYQIKPMNCPFHILVYKSAVRSYRDLPLRWAEVGTVYRYERSGVLHGLLRARGFSQDDAHIFCRPDQIADEVGGVIDLTLSFLKKFGFDDFDIFLSTRPDKFVGSESDWTDATDAIKSVLASKGLDYSVDDKGGAFYGPKIDLKIKDVLGRSWQCSTVQLDFNLPKRFDMAFAGEDNVRHTPIMIHRAIFGSLERFFGILVEHYGGAFPLWLSPVQARVATVGDEWTEYAEKVVCALAEKGIRVERDFRSEKLGYKVREAQVMKIPYLLVVGEKEAAGGTVAPRKYGSESLSPMEVGEFIEMLKEEGAFTGAGSRP is encoded by the coding sequence ATGCCTCAAATAAAGGTTACCCATAAAGACAACTCCGCCGAGGTCGCCTCCGGCGCCACTGTTGCGGAAGCCCTTGCCGCGCTCGGCGCGGAGAAGGACGCCATCGGAGCGACTGTTGACGGTGTTCTTTCAGACTTGCAGGAACCCGTCCCCCAACCCGCCGCCGTTGCGCCCGTCAGACGCAACTCGCCGGAGGGCCTTGCCCTCATTCGCCACACCGCCGCCCACGTTATGGCAGAAGCCGTTCAGGGGCTTTTCCCCGGCGTGAAGGTTACGATAGGCCCCGTTATTGATGACGGGTTTTATTACGATTTTGACGCGCCCGCGCCCTTCACACCGGAAGACCTTGAAAAGATTGAAAAACGGATGGCGGAAATCATCTCCGAAAACAAGCCGCTATTGCGTAAAACCGTTTCCCGCGAGGAGGCGGTGAAAACCTTCTCGGACATGGGCGAGACATACAAGGTTGAAATCATCGGCGGCCTGCCCGAAGGCGGGGAGATAACAACCTATCATCAGGGCGGCTGGTTTGACCTTTGCAGGGGGCCGCACGCGCCTTCCACCGGGGAGGTCAGGGCGTTCAAACTCACATCTTCCGCCGGGGCGTATTGGCGCGGCGTTGAGACAAACCCGATGCTTCAGCGCATATACGGAACGGCCTTTGCGGACAGAAAGGATTTGAAAAAACACCTTGCCATGCTTGAGGAGGCGAAAAAACGCGACCACAGAAAACTGGGCAGGGAACTTGACCTTTTCAGTTTGAGGGACGATGTGGGACCCGGCCTTGTGCTGTGGCATCCCAGAGGGGCGAGAGTGAGGGGAATTATTGAAGATTACTGGCGCTCGGAGCACCGCAGGGCGGGCTATGACATCCTTTATACGCCGCATCTGGCGCGCCTTGACCTGTGGCAGACCAGCGGCCATCTGGACTTTTACACCGAAAACATGTTTCCCCCCTCAGAACTGGACAACTCGCAATACCAGATAAAGCCGATGAACTGCCCGTTTCACATTCTGGTTTACAAGTCCGCCGTGAGAAGTTACCGCGACCTGCCGCTCAGGTGGGCGGAAGTGGGCACGGTTTACAGATACGAGCGCAGCGGCGTGCTTCACGGGCTTTTGAGGGCGAGGGGGTTTTCTCAGGATGACGCCCACATATTCTGCCGCCCCGACCAGATAGCGGACGAGGTGGGAGGCGTTATTGACCTGACGCTCTCCTTCCTGAAAAAGTTCGGCTTTGACGATTTTGACATCTTCCTCTCAACGCGCCCGGACAAGTTTGTCGGGAGCGAAAGCGACTGGACGGACGCCACGGACGCCATCAAGTCCGTGCTTGCCTCAAAGGGGCTTGACTACTCGGTTGACGACAAAGGGGGGGCTTTTTACGGGCCGAAAATAGACCTGAAAATAAAGGACGTTCTCGGAAGGTCTTGGCAGTGTTCCACCGTTCAGTTAGATTTCAATCTCCCGAAGCGGTTTGACATGGCCTTTGCGGGTGAGGATAATGTCCGCCACACGCCGATAATGATTCATCGGGCGATATTCGGTTCGCTTGAGCGGTTTTTCGGAATTCTGGTGGAGCATTACGGCGGGGCTTTTCCTTTGTGGCTCAGTCCCGTTCAGGCGCGTGTGGCCACGGTAGGCGATGAATGGACGGAATATGCGGAGAAAGTTGTTTGCGCTCTTGCGGAAAAAGGTATAAGGGTTGAAAGGGATTTCAGAAGCGAGAAACTCGGCTACAAGGTCAGAGAAGCGCAGGTGATGAAGATACCGTATTTGCTTGTTGTCGGAGAGAAGGAGGCCGCCGGTGGAACTGTTGCTCCCAGAAAATACGGGAGCGAAAGCTTAAGCCCGATGGAGGTGGGCGAGTTTATTGAAATGCTGAAAGAGGAAGGCGCTTTTACGGGCGCGGGGAGCAGGCCATAA
- the infC gene encoding translation initiation factor IF-3 yields the protein MNRRIKAPTVRVVDDKGSQIGVLSIEEALAKAEEMRLDLVEVSPDSKPPVCRLVDYGKYKYLQKKNTKKSKPSPVKEVKLRPHIGQHDLDVKMERLRGFLQDGCKAKLRVMFRGREFVHKNTGFELISSIVEQLSGLGKIDSPARLEGRGIVAVLSPVKSAGGGASRENGAYEDEEAVKDGEAV from the coding sequence ATAAACCGCAGGATAAAGGCTCCCACCGTCAGGGTGGTTGATGACAAAGGAAGCCAGATTGGAGTTTTGTCAATAGAGGAAGCGCTCGCAAAGGCGGAGGAGATGCGTCTTGACCTTGTTGAGGTCTCCCCCGATTCCAAACCGCCCGTATGCAGGCTTGTTGATTATGGAAAGTATAAATATCTGCAAAAGAAAAACACCAAAAAGAGCAAGCCGAGCCCGGTCAAAGAGGTCAAATTGAGGCCGCACATCGGGCAGCACGACTTGGACGTGAAGATGGAGCGTCTCAGGGGGTTTTTGCAGGACGGATGCAAAGCCAAGCTCAGGGTGATGTTCAGGGGAAGGGAGTTTGTCCACAAGAACACCGGGTTTGAACTTATTTCCTCAATAGTGGAACAACTGTCAGGTCTGGGTAAAATAGATTCCCCGGCGCGGCTTGAGGGCAGGGGAATTGTTGCCGTCCTTTCGCCCGTAAAAAGCGCGGGCGGCGGGGCGAGCCGGGAAAACGGCGCTTACGAAGACGAAGAAGCGGTCAAAGACGGAGAAGCGGTTTGA
- the gcvT gene encoding glycine cleavage system aminomethyltransferase GcvT has product MSRTALYETHIENGAKMTGFSGWSMPVSYSGIREEHRAVRSGCGIFDAGHMGEIEITGPGAEMFCQWLVTNDVTRMADMSVQYNLLCNEEGGILDDLMVYRFSGSRFILCVNASNTARNLEWISSHAGAFDAGVRDLSREFSLIAVQGPDSAKVAAGALGGDARLPGRFCVADFQRGGEAFISGTGYTGEDGFEIFVPWDSAPELWAALCDGATMCGLGCRDTLRLEMGYTLYGNEIDESTNPFEANLGRYVKMEKGDFCGRDALVRVLEAGPGRALCGFVMDEPGIARSGCRVFCEETEAGKVTSGTMSPSLNAALGLAMMDSGAVARARSAGIRVEIRNHRKKAAITDPPFRAKGGRATGEAGTS; this is encoded by the coding sequence ATGAGCCGCACCGCCCTTTACGAAACCCACATTGAGAACGGAGCAAAAATGACCGGATTTTCCGGATGGAGCATGCCCGTTTCGTATTCCGGAATACGGGAGGAGCACCGCGCCGTGCGCTCCGGTTGCGGGATTTTTGACGCGGGGCACATGGGCGAGATAGAGATAACGGGTCCCGGCGCGGAGATGTTTTGCCAGTGGCTTGTTACCAATGACGTAACCCGCATGGCGGACATGAGCGTCCAATACAATCTGCTCTGCAACGAGGAGGGCGGCATACTGGACGACCTTATGGTTTACAGATTTTCCGGGTCCAGATTTATCTTGTGCGTCAACGCCTCAAACACCGCGCGCAACCTTGAGTGGATATCCTCGCACGCCGGGGCGTTTGACGCCGGGGTCAGAGATTTGAGCCGGGAGTTCTCGCTGATTGCGGTTCAGGGGCCGGATTCCGCAAAGGTTGCGGCGGGCGCTCTGGGCGGGGACGCGCGCCTGCCCGGCAGGTTTTGCGTTGCCGATTTTCAGCGCGGCGGCGAGGCGTTCATATCGGGAACGGGCTACACGGGCGAGGACGGGTTTGAGATATTTGTCCCGTGGGACTCGGCGCCGGAGTTGTGGGCGGCGCTGTGCGACGGCGCGACCATGTGCGGGCTGGGATGTCGCGACACGCTCAGGCTTGAGATGGGGTACACTCTCTACGGCAACGAGATAGACGAGAGCACAAACCCTTTTGAGGCGAATTTGGGAAGATATGTGAAAATGGAAAAGGGGGATTTCTGCGGCAGAGACGCACTGGTACGTGTTCTTGAGGCAGGGCCCGGTCGCGCCCTTTGCGGTTTTGTCATGGATGAGCCCGGCATTGCGCGGAGCGGTTGCAGGGTTTTCTGTGAAGAGACGGAGGCCGGAAAGGTAACCAGCGGAACCATGTCTCCCAGTTTGAATGCGGCGCTCGGCCTTGCAATGATGGACTCCGGAGCGGTCGCCCGCGCCCGGAGCGCGGGGATAAGGGTTGAGATAAGAAACCATCGCAAAAAGGCCGCCATAACAGACCCGCCTTTCCGCGCGAAGGGCGGTCGCGCCACGGGGGAGGCCGGAACATCTTGA
- the thrC gene encoding threonine synthase: MPKAPKYRAWLNCINPECGKRYKIDEVIYRCGDCNELLEVTHDRDLLAKQSPQQWKDLFDDRYKNQSWPYGSSVWGKKEWVCPVVDDQDIVSMYEGSTNLFWAERFGRQVGMEDVWIKMCGNSHTGSFKDLGMTVLVSVVRSMRRKKRDIPAVACASTGDTSAALAAYCAAADIPAIVFLPRGKVSLAQLVQPISNGAIVLSLDTDFDGCMKMVQRVTGEHNIYLANSINSLRIEGQKTISIELCQQFKWDVPDWVIIPGGNLGNVSALGKGFLLMRDLGLIKKLPRIVCAQSKNANPLYLSYKKGFKEFKPVKAKTTLANAIQIGNPVSVNKAIKTLKEFNGIVEQASEKELADAAAMADGTGTFNCPHTGVALAVFLKLQAQKTFKKKDKVVIISTAHGLKFVEFKIGYHEGKIRGANKALRNSPVEVPNDYEKVRDAIFRRIEKR; the protein is encoded by the coding sequence ATGCCCAAAGCCCCGAAATACCGCGCATGGCTCAACTGCATCAACCCGGAATGCGGCAAAAGATACAAAATTGATGAAGTAATCTACCGCTGCGGCGACTGCAACGAACTTCTTGAAGTTACCCACGACCGCGACCTGCTTGCCAAACAGTCGCCCCAGCAGTGGAAAGACCTGTTTGACGACCGCTATAAAAACCAGTCATGGCCCTATGGCAGTTCGGTCTGGGGCAAAAAGGAATGGGTCTGCCCCGTGGTGGACGACCAAGACATCGTTTCCATGTATGAGGGGTCAACCAATCTGTTCTGGGCGGAGCGTTTCGGCAGACAGGTCGGAATGGAAGATGTGTGGATAAAAATGTGCGGCAACAGCCACACGGGCTCTTTCAAAGACCTCGGAATGACCGTTCTGGTGTCCGTGGTGCGCAGCATGAGACGCAAAAAGCGCGACATTCCCGCCGTGGCGTGCGCCTCCACCGGAGACACCTCCGCCGCGCTTGCCGCCTACTGCGCCGCGGCGGACATTCCGGCGATAGTGTTCCTGCCGAGGGGAAAGGTCTCTCTCGCCCAACTTGTTCAGCCAATCTCAAACGGGGCGATAGTGCTGTCTCTGGACACCGATTTTGACGGCTGCATGAAGATGGTCCAGAGGGTAACGGGCGAACACAACATTTATCTCGCCAACTCAATCAACTCCCTGAGGATTGAGGGGCAGAAGACCATCAGCATTGAGTTGTGCCAGCAGTTCAAGTGGGACGTGCCGGACTGGGTAATCATTCCGGGCGGAAACCTCGGCAATGTGTCCGCGCTCGGCAAGGGGTTTCTGCTTATGCGCGACCTCGGCCTTATCAAAAAACTGCCGCGAATAGTCTGCGCGCAGTCCAAAAACGCAAACCCGCTTTATCTGAGTTACAAGAAGGGCTTCAAGGAGTTCAAGCCCGTGAAGGCGAAAACAACTCTCGCCAACGCGATTCAAATCGGCAATCCGGTCAGCGTGAACAAGGCGATTAAAACCCTCAAAGAGTTCAACGGAATTGTGGAGCAGGCGTCTGAAAAGGAACTTGCGGACGCCGCCGCCATGGCGGACGGGACGGGAACTTTCAACTGCCCGCACACGGGCGTGGCTCTCGCGGTTTTCCTGAAACTTCAGGCGCAAAAAACCTTCAAAAAGAAAGACAAGGTGGTGATCATCTCCACCGCCCACGGCTTGAAATTTGTTGAGTTCAAGATCGGATACCACGAAGGAAAGATAAGGGGGGCGAACAAAGCGCTCCGCAACAGCCCCGTTGAAGTTCCCAACGACTACGAAAAAGTCCGGGACGCCATATTCAGACGCATTGAAAAGCGATGA